Genomic DNA from Streptomyces sp. AM 2-1-1:
CGACCGCCGCCACGACCTCCCGGGCCCGGGCCTCGTCCCGGCCGTAGTGCACCACCACCGCGAACCCGTCGGCTGCCAGCCGCTCGGCGACGGCCCGGCCGATGCCGCCGGAGGCGCCGGTGACGACAGCGACGCGGGCGGGTGCACCGGACGCGCCCTGCTCGCCGACGTGGTGCGCGGAGGCGCTCCGGGGCTGGGTGGGGTCGGTCATGGGAATCAGCCTCCCGCTCATGTTTATGGACTGTCCGTCCATTAAAAATGTAGACCGATCGTCCATATACTGCAAGCCCGACGCGCCGGCCGGCGCGTCCGGACAGGAGCGGGACGGCAACGGGGACGGGAGGGAAGCAGTGGTGGAGGAGGCGAAGAAGCCGGTCCGGCGCGGCCGAGGCCGCCGCCCGGCAGCGCAGGTGCGCGAGGAGGTCCTGGAGGCGGCCGGTGCGATGCTCTTCGACGCGGGGCTCGCCGGGATCACCTTCGAGAAGGTCGCCGCACGGGCGGGCGCGAGCAAGATGACGCTGTACAAGTGGTGGTCCTCGCCGGGCGCCCTCGCCTTCGAGGCGTACTTCAGCGCGGTGGAGAGCACCCTCGCGTTCCCGGACACCGGTGATGTCGAGCGCGATCTCACCGCCCAACTCCACGCCTTCGTGGGCCTGCTCACCGATCCGCGCACCGGGCCCGCGATCGCCCAGCTCATCGGCGCGGCCCAGGCCGACCCCGCTTTGGCGGAGGCCCTCGCGACGCACTACACCCACCCCCGCCGGCGTCTCGCCGTCGAACGGCTCACCCGCGCCCAGGCCCTCGGCCAGATCCACGCCGACGTCGACCCGCAGGTCGTCGTGGACCAGCTCTGGGGCGCCTGCTACCACCGTCTGCTGCTCCCCGACGAGACGCTCGACGCGGCCTTCGCCGACGCCCTGATCCGTAACCTCGTGCGCGGGATCCGGAGTTGAGGCGGAGGGGAGGCCCTGCGGACGAGGGGAGGCCCTGCGGACCGAGTGCGGGGTGAGTGGGCCGACGGGAACGGCGTGGGGCGCCGTGCGGCGCGATCCGGTGGAGGCGGGATGCGCGGGTGGTGGCCGGACGGCCGGCGGAACCGCCGAGCAGCGCGGCGACACTCCGTCAGGTGAGGACCAACCAGCGCCTTCCGTCGATGAGTTCGCGGGCCGCGTCGAGGTGGCCCGCGTGGCAGGCGGTCTCGGTGACGACGTGCAGCAGGAGATCGCGCAGCGTGTGGAGATGCGGCTCCCCGAAGAGGTGGTGCGGCCACCGGGCCAGGGGTGCATCCGCCGAAAGGGCGGCGGCGACGACGGCATCGGAGTGCTCGGCCTCGGTGAGGTACGTGCCGAGGATGTCGGAGGGCGAGGCGTCGGTCGGAACCCGCCAGGCGTCCCCTCCCTCACTCAGAGCCCGGAGGACCTCCTCGTCGCCGAGGAACACGGCTCGGAACCAGAACCGCTCCACGTCGAGCGCCAGATGCCGCACCAGCCCCAGGGAACTCCACCCCGAGGGCAGTACGGGCCGTCGCAGCGCCTCGGCGTCGAGCCCGTCGAGTATGCCGATCACGTGCTGACGCTGGCCGCGCAGGCAGGCGAGGAGTGCGGTGATCTCGGGATCGGGGCTCGAACGCGGTCGTTCCGCGGGCTGTGGGGCGAGGGCCGGTGAGGGTCCGCCGCGGGCCACGTCGTCCGTGCTGCCTGCTTCGTCCATGAGGCGCAGCCAAGCATGCCGCACTGACAGGCGCGTGCGCACCGGGCGGCCCGGGAGGGCCGGGTGACGGTGGGCGGACACCCGGACACCCGGACACCCGGACGCCCGGACACCCCGGCACCTGGACGCGCGGGCACCCGTACGCGCGGGCACCCGGACACCCGGACATGCGGACACCCGGACACCCGGACGCGCGGACACCCGGACACCCGGACACGCGACACTCATCAACGAACGTGTTCGTGAAGTACTTGTTCGCTACGAACATGTTCGTTATAGTCGGCGCATGACACCAGCCACCCCCGCTCCCACCCCCCGGAGCCGCCGCGAGCGGCCCGCCAAGCCCGCGCTCAGCCACGCGGGCATCGTCGAGGCGGCCGTGCGGATCATGCGGGCCGAAGGCCTTCAGCGCGTGACCATGCGGCGGCTCGCCACCGAGCTGGACACCGGGCCCGCCTCGCTCTACGTCTACTTCGGGAACACGGCCGAGCTGCACGCGGCGATCCTGGAGGAGTACCTCGGCGCGGTCGACCTCAGCCCGGTGACGGAGACGGCGTCGGGGGAGTGGCGGGAGCGACTCGTCCAGGTGCTGGGCTCGTACACGGGGGTGCTGTTCCAGCATCCGAGCCTGGCGCGTTCCGCGCTCGTGGCCCGGCCGACCGGGGCGAACTACCTGGCGCTGGTGGAGGCGGTCCTCGCTCTGCTGGACGAGGGCGGGGTGCCCGCGGGGCAGGCTGCCTGGGGCGTGGACGTACTGCTCCAGCTGGCGACCGCCGCCGCTGCAGAGCAGGCCACCCGGTCGGAGACCGACTCCGCCGACGAGGAGCACGACGCGCTGGTGGGGGCGCTCCGTGCGGCGTCGGCCGACACCTACCCCCGCATCGCCGCCGTCGGCGACGACCTGTTCTCCGGCAGTCCGGAGCAGCGCCTCGGGTGGATGTTCCGCGCCGTCGTCAACGGCGCGCTGACCACCCCGCGCGACCAGCCCTGAAGACCCTCGGACCACGCACACGCAGAAGGAGTTCTCTCATGACTACGGACACCGACACCACCACGACCACGAACACCACCGTCCCGCACCACCCGATCGCCGTCGTCGGCGGCGGCCTCGGCGGACTGGTGCTCGCCCGGGTCCTCCACGTGCACGGCATCGAGGTGCCGGTCTTCGACCTGGACGCTTCCCCGGACGCCCGTAGGCAGGGCGGGATGCTCGACATCCACGAGGAGACGGGGCAGGCGGCCCTGCGCGAGGCACGGCTGCACGAGGGGTTCCTGGCCAAGGTGCACGCGGGCGGACAGGCCCTGCGGGTACTCGACAAGGGCGGGGTCGTCCGCCTGGAGGAGGAGGACGACGGGTCCGGTGAGCGCCCCGAGATCGACCGGGGGGACCTGCGTGACCTGCTGCTCACCTCCCTCCCGGAGGGGACGATCCGCTGGAACTCCAAGGTGGTCGCGTGCTGCCCGGCCGGTGACGGGGGCCGGCACGAGGTGACGCTGGCCGACGGTTCGGTGTTCACCACCGATCTGCTCGTCGGTGCGGACGGCGCCTGGTCGCGGGTCCGGCCCCTGGTGTCGGACGCGGTGCCCGCCTACGCCGGGGTGTCCTTCGTGGAGGTGGACCTGTTCGACGCCGACAGTCGGCACCCCGAGGCGGCGGAGCTGCTCGGAAACGGGATGTTCTTCGCGCTCGGCGACGAGAAGGCGCTGCTGGCCCACCGTGAGACGGACGGCAGCCTGCACGTCTACGTGGCGCTGCGCGCCGACGAAAGCTGGCTGGGTACGGTCGACTTCACCGACTCCGGGGCGGCGAAGGCGGCCGTACTGGAGCACTTCGCGCAGTGGGCGCCCGGCCTGCGCGGACTGATCGCGGAGGCGGACGGGCCCCTCGTCCCCCGGCACATCCACGCCCTGCCGGTCGGTCACCGGTGGGACCGGATCCCGGGCGTCACACTGCTCGGGGACGCGGCGCACCTGATGTCGCCGTTCGCCGGTGAGGGCGCCAACCTCGCGCTGATCGACGGCGCGGACCTCGGCCGTTGCCTGGCCGAGCACCCGGGGAACACGGAGGCCGCGCTCTCGGCGTACGAGGCGATCCTCTTCCCGCGCGCCGAGGAGATGGCGCGGGAGTCCGCCGAAGGGCTGGAGGCCATCTTCTCCCCGGCTGCCCCGCAGCCGCTGCTGGACATGTTCGCCGGGCTCGGCGCGGGTCCTGACGCGAGGGCTCAGGGCTGAACCCGGCGGTCTCCTCCGGGGCGGCCCGTGCCCGGCGGGTTGAGGAACGGCGTTGCCCCGGACCCCGGCCGGCAGTAGGGTCCACCGGGTGACTGCCGGGTCGGCCATGGGCCATCTACCAGTAGGGCACCCGGCCTTGGCTTGAGCGCGAGGCGGGCCCGCGCCCCGCCCACCTCTTCGTGTCCTCAGTTCCGGCGCCCCCACGGGCGCTCCGACCCACGGAATCCACGACCCGGAGAGGCACCGAAAATGCCGCACGACCAGCACCACCACCACGAGCCGGCGATCACCGTCGCCCAGCTCAACCACACCGCCGTCTACGCGCCGGACCGGCACCTGTCGGCCGTATTCATCGCGACGATCCTGGGCCTGGAAGTCGGCGTCCCGTTGGGGCCGTTCCTGCCCGTCGATCTCGGCAACGGCGTGACGCTCGACTTCTACGAGAAGCGCGACGAGCCGGTTCAGTCGCAGCACTACGCCTTCCTCGTCCCCGACGGGCAGTTCGATGCCATGGTCGACCGCCTGGACGCGCTCGCGGTCACCTATTACGCCGATCCGCACCACACCGAGCCGGGCAGGATCAACCGTCTCTTCGGTGGCCGTGGCGCGTACTTCCTCGACCCGGCCGGGCACAACATGGAGATCATGACCCGTCCCTACGCCCGCCCCTGAGGGGCCCTCGGTCCGGGTCCCGGCTCCCGGGACCCGGACCGAGGTGTGTGCGGGGATCCGGATCAGGCCGGAGGGGGGATGCGGGGCGCGAGGGTGCGCACCGGAGGAGGATGCCGGCTTCCCCTCCCAGGTGCCCGCGCGGGCACGGCACCCCAGGCCGTTGCCGGACGAGCCGGACGACATCCGTGGGGGCGCGGGGCGGGGCCGGGAAGCGGCCGACTGGGTAAAGGGGGCGTACCCACCCCTTTCCACTCTCAACATATAGCGCACGGGGGGCCTTGCGGCAAGGCCCCCTCCGTACCGCACAATCGGCGGCCCGACCTCGCAACCCCGTCCCCCGGAGCCGCCCGCATGATGTCCCCGCCCGCCACGACCCCTCTCGGCGCCTCCCCGGCCGGCAGCGCCTTCGCCCTTCCCGGCCGCCTCGCCGCGAAGGACGACCCCCGGCTGATCGCGCGCGACGAGACGCACTTCGCGGCGGTCGCGGAGAGCCTGGAGCAGTCGGTCGCCGAGCTGACCGAGCAGCTCACCGCGGCGCGCAGGGCACCCGGCGGCGCGGGCCGGCAGGCGATGGACCGGGACACCGAGATCCGCCGGCTCACCGGCCGGCTGCGCGCGCTGCGCCGCTTCGGCCTGGACCTGTGCCTCGGGCACATGGTCGCCGAGGACGGTGGTGACCCCGTGTACGTCGGACGGCTCGGCCTCACCGACCGGGCGGGCCGGCGACTGCTGCTCGACTGGCGTTCTCCGGCGGCCGAACCGTTCTTCGGCGCCACCCACGCCAACCCGATGGGCCTGGCGAGCCGTCGCAGGTACCGGTGGACCGACGGCCGGATCAGCGACTACTGGGACGAGGTCTTCACCGCCGACGGCTCCTGGAACCACGCCGCGCTCGACGACCAGTCCGCGTTCGTCGCGAGCCTCGGCTCGAACCGGTCACCCCGGATGCGCGACGTGCTCGGCACCATCCAGGCCGACCAGGACGCCATCATCCGGGCCGGTTCGCGCGGCGCCCTCGTCGTGGACGGCGGCCCCGGGACGGGGAAGACCGTGGTCGCGCTGCACCGCTCCGCGTACCTCCTCCACTCCGACCCGAGGCTCGGCCACCGTCGGGGCGGCGTGCTGTTCGTCGGCCCGCACCGGCCGTACCTGGACTACGTCGCCGACGTGCTGCCCAGCCTCGGGGAGGAGGGCGTCCAGACCTGCACCCTGCGGGACCTCGTCGCGGAGGGTGCCGGGGCGCCCGCCGAGGCCGATCCGGAGGTGGCCCGACTGAAGGCCTCCCGGCGGCTGGTGGTGGAGGCGGTCGAGGCGGCCGTCCGGTTCTACGAGGAGCCGCCCACCCGGGGCACGACCGTCGTGACCCCGTGGTCCGAGGTGCGGCTGAGCGCCGCCGAGTGGGCGGTGGCCTTCGGGGCGGCGGAACCGGGCACCCCGCACAACGAGGCGCGGGAACAGGTCTGGGAGGAACTCGTCACCCTGCTGGTGGACAAACACGACGAGGAGACCCCCACCGACCGGCTCACCACATCCCTGCGCCGGAACCGGGAGTTGGTGGCGGCCTTCGACCGCGCCTGGCCGCTGCTCGAAGCGGCCGACCTGGTGGCAGACCTCTGGTCCGTCCCCGCCTACCTGCGTCGGTGCGCCCCGTGGCTGGACGCCGACGAGCTGCGGCGGCTGCGGCGCGAGGACTCCCGCCCCTCGGCCTGGACCGCCTCCGACCTGCCGTTCCTGGACGTCGCCCGCCAGCGCCTGGGCGACCCGGAGGCCGCGCGCCGCAAGCGTCGGGGCGAGGCCCTGATCGCGGCCGAGAACGCGAGGATGGCCCAGACCGTCGACGCCCTGCTGGCTGCCGACGACGACGGCGAGAGCGTGATCACGATGCTCCACGTGAGCGACATGCGCGACGCCCTCACCGACGAGTCCGCCGTGCCGGGCACCGATCCCGACCTGCTCGCGGGCCCGTTCGCGCACATCGTCGTCGACGAGGCGCAGGAACTCACCGACGCGGAATGGCAGATGCTGCTGCTCCGGTGCCCCTCCCGCAGCTTCACCATCGTCGGCGACCGCGCCCAGGCCCGGCACGGCTTCCCCGAACCGTGGCGGGAGCGCCTGGAACGGATCGGACTCCACCGGATCGAGCTGGCGACCCTGAGCGTCAACTACCGCACCCCGGCGGAGATCATGGCCGAGGCCGAGCCGGTCGTCCGGGCCGTCCTCCCGGACGCCAACGTGCCGACCTCCATCCGCAGCAGCGGCATCCCCGTCGCGTACGGGGCCGCCGCCGACCTCCCGGCGGTCGTCTCCGCCTGGCTCGACGAGCACCCGGAGGGCGTCGCCTGTGTCATCGGCTCCCCGTCCTTCCGGGCGACCTCGCGCGTACGGTCGCTGACTCCGGCCCTGTCGAAGGGGCTCGAGTTCGACCTGGTCGTCCTCGTCGACCCGGAGTCGTTCGGTACGGGCGTCGGGGGGGCGGTGGACCGTTACGTCGCGATGACCCGGGCGACGCAGCGCCTGGTCATCCTGACGAGCGACTGATGCGGCGGGCGCGCGGACCGTCCCGAGGCGGTGTCACACCGGGTGCGCGCGTTCCCGCCGTGCGGGCAGGTCGTCGCTGACGAGGGCGGCGGCACGGGCGGGATCGCCGCCCGCCCGGTGCAGCAGGCCCGCGACGTCGTAGCCCGCGACGTCGTGGCCCGCGACGTCGTGGCTCGTGGTGGGGCGGGCGCCGGGCAGTTCCAGCAGCAGCCCGGGGGCGAACCGGGGCATGGCGACGGAGGCGTCCAGGTCGGGGCGTACGCGGTGCAGCGCTTCTGCCAACTGTTCCGCGAAGTCGTCCAGTTCGCCGCGGACGGCGGGGTCGCAGGCCTCGGTCGCGTCGGCGACGCCGGGATCGGCGAGGTCGAACCCGGCCAGGGCCGGCATCAGTTCGGGGGCCCCGAGGATCGCGGCGGCGTGGAAGGTGAGGGTGTGGGCGCCGTCCGGGGATGCGAGCAGCCGCAACAGGTGCGGCAGGATGCCGGGGGCGTGGCGGCGTGCGAGTCCGCGGACCGCTTCCTCCGCCACGTCGGCGTCGGTGTCCCGGACGCGTTCCCACAGCGCCTCCCGGATCGCCGCACCGTCGGTCTCGGCCTGGAATCCGAGGGTGAAGGTCGCCCCGTCGCGTACGCGCGGGTCCGGATCACGGGTCAGTCCGATCAGGGCGCCGGTACCGGGGCCGGCGGCGTGGGGTGGGGAGACCCCGGCGAAGGAGGCCGCCACGTGGCATCGGACTTCGGGGTCGGGGTGGGCGGCCAGGGCGACCAGCACCGGCACCGCTCGGGGATCGTGGGTGCACTCCAGCGCACGGGCGAGGGAGCTCAGCGTGCCGGCGTCCGTCTCCCGCCCCGCGAGGGTGACCAGCGCCTCGGTGGCCCGGGCCCGGACGTGCGCGTTCTGGTCGCAGGCGTCGCGCAGCAGGTCGCAGCCGAGGGCCCGTTCGCCGGGATCCGCCGCACCCAGCAGGCGTCGGCCCAGGCGGAGCGCGGTGTCACCGTCCGCTCCCGCCCGTCGCATCAGCTCTGCGTACGCCTCCCCGTCATCGGTCTCCTCCGCGAGCCGCGCCGCCCGCCGTGCCTGATCGACGAGGAGGGTCACGGGGCGGGTCGTGAGGTCGGCACCAGGACCGGCGCCGAGGTCGGCCACCGGGTCCGGCAGCGGCGTGGTGGGGTGCGCGCGTTCCCGCGGCGCGTGGCCGCTCACGCGGCCCGGGCCAGGAGCAGGTCGTTGACGCGCAGCATGTCGATGGTGCCGCCCCGGGAGTCCAGCAGACGGCCCGTGGCGTCCAGGAGTTGGCCGAGGCTGCGCGCCGGCAGCACCCGGTAGGCGGAGACCGAGGCGAGGAAGGCGAGGTACCGCTCGGTGTCGTACCGAAGGTGCTGCCGGTAGCGGACCGTCCGCAGATCGGTGAAGCGCCCGTCGCTGCGGATCTCGGCGACCGGCCAGCCGAGCCCTTCCTTGCCGTCGACGATGCCCGCCTCCTCCCCGTAGCGGTCGGCGAGGGTGTCGTGCGAGGGCTCCTCCACGCCGTGGAAGCGGTCGATGGCGCGGAGTTCCGCGAAGAGCCCGGGATCGATCACGGCGACCGGGTTCCAGAAGAGGGCCAGCGCGCCGCCGGGTGCGAGGACGCGGTGGGCGAGGTCCCAGCGTCGCTCCGGGTCCACCCAGTGCCAGGAGGTCGCGGCGTACAGCAGACCGAAGCGCTCTTCGGTGGGACCGAGATGTTCGAAGTCGGCCACCTCCACCCGTACACCGGGGTACGCGGCCGTGTTGCGGCGCAGTACCTCCGCCATCCGCGCGTCGGGCTCGACGCAGACGACCGGCACCCCGCGCGCCGCGAAGAGGGTGGTGGCCTTGCCGGTGCCGGCCCCGACCTCCAGGGCCCTACGGCTGCCGAGCGCGGCGAACTCCAGCACGTCGGTGACCAGTTCGTCCGCGTAGCCCGGGCGCGCGCCGTCGTACACCTCGGCGACCTCCCCGAAGACCGTGCGACGTGGAGAGCCGTGCCCGGCGTCCTGGAAACGGTGCGGAGCGGTCATGGGCGTGCCTTCCTCCGGAACGGGCGGACGGGGAGGAGTCAACCTACCGTTCCCGCCTGCACGTACGGAGGGTGGATCGGGCGGACGCGCGGGAACCGTGCCTGACCCCACGGGCCCGGCACGGTTCCCTGCGGAGGACGGTCGGCGGTCGGCGGCCGGCCGGAGCCCGGTCAGACGACCGTGCAGGCGGCTCCGCCGAGGGTGAAGGCGGAGGGTTCCGCGAAGGTGCCGGTCCAGGTGCCCTGGAAGCCGAAGGACTGGGTGCCTCCGGGGCTGATGGCGGCGTTGGAGGTGGTGTTGCGCGCGGTGAGCGCGCCGCTGCTGGGGCTGACCGTCGCGTTCCAGGCCTGGGACACCTGCTGACCGGAGGGCAGCGTGAAGCCCAGGTTCCAGCCGTTGACGGCGGTGGTGCCGGTGTTCTTGACCGTGACGTTGGTGGTGAATCCGCCGGGCCACACGTTGGGCGTGTACTCGACCTGGCAGGCCGTCTGTCCGGTCGGCGGCGGGTTCCCCGTGCCGCCACCGGGCTCGGTCGTGCCGCCGGTGCCGTTGCCGTTGGTGTCCTGGCCGTCGGTCACCGAGGAGGAGAAGTTGGAGAGCGAGAGGCCCGCCCCGCCCACCCACGGCTCGAAGCCGGCCTGCACGCTGGTGAGGTACCAGTTGGAGGCCGCCATGCCCTGGCTGACCGTGCGGTCGATGAAGTCCTTGACGTCGAACGACCAGCTGGTGATCGCGGACGGGGCGACGAAGGAGATCACGTCGTTGCCGCCGTTGTTCCCGGTCCAGATCTGCCACGTCTTGCCGCCGATGGTGGCGGAGCTGGTGGGTGATCCGATGGGCTGGATGGAGCCGACCCGGTTGAACCAGATCATGATCTCCGTCCGGTTGACCCCGTCCGTCTTCGGCTGGGGGTCCAGCCAGATGTCGAACGCCGCGTCGTAGGTGGCGTTGCTGACGTACCCGTACGTCAGCGAGGTCGGCACGGCCGCGATGGTGTCGACCCGCTTGGGCAGGTTCGTCCCCGGCGAGCAGTTGGTGTAGTGACAGCCGAGGAAGATCGACGGGTACGACTTCGGGGCGCCGTTGGTGGCGACGGAGCCGTCCGCCTGGGTGACGGTGAACCCGCTGTCCGTCACGTTGAGGCACTGGGTGGCGCTGGTGCCCCAGCGGTTGTTCTGGACCGTGTAGCGGCCCTGGACGGTGGTGGAGCCGTACTGCTCGCAGATCGGTCCGGTGGCCTGCGTGGCCTGCGTCGCCGCCTGGGTGGCGGGGGTGGCGGTGAGCAGGGCGGTGGTCGTACCCAGCATCAGCGTCAGAGCTGTCAGGAGGGTGCGTGCACGGTGTCGCATCGTGTCCCTTCGGGCCGTGGGGGAAGGTGGTGGAGGCAGCCGTGGGAGCGCTCCCATCAGTTGGGGACTGTAGGGGTGCGTGGGAGAGAGTGACAAGACACCGGACAGGGTTTGTTGCGTTCGCGCCGGTGAAGCGCTTCGCGCGAACGAGGCCTGTACGAGGCGCCCTTGGGCGGGACCGGGTGGCTGCGGACCGCCGGTTCCGGCGGCGGTGCGCAGCCGGGGGAACCGACGAGGAGGGGCTTCGCGCCCGGAGCGGCCGGCTCCCGTCCCTATGCTGACCGCCATGGTCACCTACCCGCCCATGGCTTCCCACCTGGAGACCGAGCGGCTGACGCTCCGGCCCTGGTCCCCCTCCGACGCGCCCGCTCTCTGCGCGCTCCATGCCGAGCGGGGCACCGGGACCAGCACGCTTCCGTACGTCCAGGAGCTGATCGGCGCCATGCTCGACCGGACCACCGAGAACGGCATCGCGCTCCTGCCGGTCCGGCTGCGCGGGGAGGGCGGCGGACGGACCGGCACGGGTGAGGACGAACTCCTCGGGTACTGCGGGATCGTCGTCGGGCGTTCGAGCCTCGAAGAGCCGGAGATCGCCTACGAACTGTTCCGCCACGCCCACGGGAAGGGGTACGCGACCGAGGCGGCCCGAGCCGTTCTCGGTGCCGTTGCCCGGACCGGGCGCGAACGGCTCTGGGCGACGACGCGCCCGGAGAACGCGCCCTCGCTCCGCGTCCTCGACAAGCTCGGATTCACCCACGATCGCACCACGACGGACGAGCGCGGCGAAGTGGTCTGGCTCAGCGTGGAGTTGTAGTACTCCATCGCCGGGCGGGAGCGCGGGAGCGGGTGGTCGCGCTTGCCGCACCACGACCACCCGCTGGACTACCGATTACCTAGTGACTGCCGACTGCCGACTGCCGACTGCCGACTGCCGTCAGGCCTTCGGAGCGATGACCGCCGCGGTGCCGTAGGCGCAGACCTCGGTGCCGATGTCCTGGGCCGTCGTGACATCGAAGCGCATGGCGAGCACGGCGTTGGCGCCGCTCTCGCGGGCCGCCTCGATCAGGCGCGCCATCGCCTCGTTGCGCGTCTGCACGAGGGTCTTGGTGAGCCCCTTCAACTCGCCGCCGAGCACCGACTTGAGACCGGCGCCCAGCTGGGAACCGATGTTGCGGGAGCGGACGGTGAGACCGAACACCTCGCCTATCACCTGGGTCACGTCGTGTCCGGGTACGTCGTTGGTGGTCACGACCAGGACGTCCGAGCTCTTGGCCGGTCCGCCGGTGTAGTCCTCGATGGGCATGTCATTCGCCTTACTGGGAGATGAGATCGGGCTGTGGGTGAAGCGCTTCCGGGCGAACTTGTCGTCGTTCGCCTTCAGTTCTTGATCCGGTTGTACACCTCCTCGGCGATGACCAGCTGCCCGAACGCGGTGGGGTGGGCGGACCCGGGCGTCACCGGCAGCAGCGGATTGATCCACTGACCCGGGGCCCGGCACATGTCCTTGCCCTGGAACGCCTTGGACGTGTCGATGAACTCCGCCTGCTTGAGGTAGGCCGAGAATTCCAGCATGAAGTTGAGCCGGTTGGTGGTCTGGTTGAGCCAGGTGACGTCGTCCTTGGCCAGCGGCGTGGAAGAGCCGCAGACGCTGCCGTCGGCGGGGAAGAGGCCCGGGTAACCCACCACGACGACGCGGGCGTTGGGGCTGCGGCGCTCGATGTCGGTGAGCATGTCGGGCAGACGCGTGCTCAGCCGGGCGAAGGCGGCGTCCACCTGGGCGGCCTCCTTGTCGCGGCAGGGAGCGCCCGTCCTGGTGGTGAGCCCGGCGACGACGCACGTGGTGAGCACGTCGGTGAAACCGAGGTCGTTGCCGCCGAGCGTGACGGTGACCAGGTCGGTGTCCTTGGTGAGGGCGTTGACCTGCGGGGCGGCGGACCCCTCGGTG
This window encodes:
- a CDS encoding class I SAM-dependent methyltransferase — translated: MTAPHRFQDAGHGSPRRTVFGEVAEVYDGARPGYADELVTDVLEFAALGSRRALEVGAGTGKATTLFAARGVPVVCVEPDARMAEVLRRNTAAYPGVRVEVADFEHLGPTEERFGLLYAATSWHWVDPERRWDLAHRVLAPGGALALFWNPVAVIDPGLFAELRAIDRFHGVEEPSHDTLADRYGEEAGIVDGKEGLGWPVAEIRSDGRFTDLRTVRYRQHLRYDTERYLAFLASVSAYRVLPARSLGQLLDATGRLLDSRGGTIDMLRVNDLLLARAA
- a CDS encoding DinB family protein, with protein sequence MDEAGSTDDVARGGPSPALAPQPAERPRSSPDPEITALLACLRGQRQHVIGILDGLDAEALRRPVLPSGWSSLGLVRHLALDVERFWFRAVFLGDEEVLRALSEGGDAWRVPTDASPSDILGTYLTEAEHSDAVVAAALSADAPLARWPHHLFGEPHLHTLRDLLLHVVTETACHAGHLDAARELIDGRRWLVLT
- a CDS encoding TetR/AcrR family transcriptional regulator encodes the protein MTPATPAPTPRSRRERPAKPALSHAGIVEAAVRIMRAEGLQRVTMRRLATELDTGPASLYVYFGNTAELHAAILEEYLGAVDLSPVTETASGEWRERLVQVLGSYTGVLFQHPSLARSALVARPTGANYLALVEAVLALLDEGGVPAGQAAWGVDVLLQLATAAAAEQATRSETDSADEEHDALVGALRAASADTYPRIAAVGDDLFSGSPEQRLGWMFRAVVNGALTTPRDQP
- a CDS encoding HEAT repeat domain-containing protein; this encodes MSGHAPRERAHPTTPLPDPVADLGAGPGADLTTRPVTLLVDQARRAARLAEETDDGEAYAELMRRAGADGDTALRLGRRLLGAADPGERALGCDLLRDACDQNAHVRARATEALVTLAGRETDAGTLSSLARALECTHDPRAVPVLVALAAHPDPEVRCHVAASFAGVSPPHAAGPGTGALIGLTRDPDPRVRDGATFTLGFQAETDGAAIREALWERVRDTDADVAEEAVRGLARRHAPGILPHLLRLLASPDGAHTLTFHAAAILGAPELMPALAGFDLADPGVADATEACDPAVRGELDDFAEQLAEALHRVRPDLDASVAMPRFAPGLLLELPGARPTTSHDVAGHDVAGYDVAGLLHRAGGDPARAAALVSDDLPARRERAHPV
- the helR gene encoding RNA polymerase recycling motor ATPase HelR, with translation MMSPPATTPLGASPAGSAFALPGRLAAKDDPRLIARDETHFAAVAESLEQSVAELTEQLTAARRAPGGAGRQAMDRDTEIRRLTGRLRALRRFGLDLCLGHMVAEDGGDPVYVGRLGLTDRAGRRLLLDWRSPAAEPFFGATHANPMGLASRRRYRWTDGRISDYWDEVFTADGSWNHAALDDQSAFVASLGSNRSPRMRDVLGTIQADQDAIIRAGSRGALVVDGGPGTGKTVVALHRSAYLLHSDPRLGHRRGGVLFVGPHRPYLDYVADVLPSLGEEGVQTCTLRDLVAEGAGAPAEADPEVARLKASRRLVVEAVEAAVRFYEEPPTRGTTVVTPWSEVRLSAAEWAVAFGAAEPGTPHNEAREQVWEELVTLLVDKHDEETPTDRLTTSLRRNRELVAAFDRAWPLLEAADLVADLWSVPAYLRRCAPWLDADELRRLRREDSRPSAWTASDLPFLDVARQRLGDPEAARRKRRGEALIAAENARMAQTVDALLAADDDGESVITMLHVSDMRDALTDESAVPGTDPDLLAGPFAHIVVDEAQELTDAEWQMLLLRCPSRSFTIVGDRAQARHGFPEPWRERLERIGLHRIELATLSVNYRTPAEIMAEAEPVVRAVLPDANVPTSIRSSGIPVAYGAAADLPAVVSAWLDEHPEGVACVIGSPSFRATSRVRSLTPALSKGLEFDLVVLVDPESFGTGVGGAVDRYVAMTRATQRLVILTSD
- a CDS encoding TetR-like C-terminal domain-containing protein, whose product is MEEAKKPVRRGRGRRPAAQVREEVLEAAGAMLFDAGLAGITFEKVAARAGASKMTLYKWWSSPGALAFEAYFSAVESTLAFPDTGDVERDLTAQLHAFVGLLTDPRTGPAIAQLIGAAQADPALAEALATHYTHPRRRLAVERLTRAQALGQIHADVDPQVVVDQLWGACYHRLLLPDETLDAAFADALIRNLVRGIRS
- a CDS encoding NAD(P)/FAD-dependent oxidoreductase, with translation MTTDTDTTTTTNTTVPHHPIAVVGGGLGGLVLARVLHVHGIEVPVFDLDASPDARRQGGMLDIHEETGQAALREARLHEGFLAKVHAGGQALRVLDKGGVVRLEEEDDGSGERPEIDRGDLRDLLLTSLPEGTIRWNSKVVACCPAGDGGRHEVTLADGSVFTTDLLVGADGAWSRVRPLVSDAVPAYAGVSFVEVDLFDADSRHPEAAELLGNGMFFALGDEKALLAHRETDGSLHVYVALRADESWLGTVDFTDSGAAKAAVLEHFAQWAPGLRGLIAEADGPLVPRHIHALPVGHRWDRIPGVTLLGDAAHLMSPFAGEGANLALIDGADLGRCLAEHPGNTEAALSAYEAILFPRAEEMARESAEGLEAIFSPAAPQPLLDMFAGLGAGPDARAQG
- a CDS encoding VOC family protein yields the protein MPHDQHHHHEPAITVAQLNHTAVYAPDRHLSAVFIATILGLEVGVPLGPFLPVDLGNGVTLDFYEKRDEPVQSQHYAFLVPDGQFDAMVDRLDALAVTYYADPHHTEPGRINRLFGGRGAYFLDPAGHNMEIMTRPYARP
- a CDS encoding cellulose binding domain-containing protein, yielding MRHRARTLLTALTLMLGTTTALLTATPATQAATQATQATGPICEQYGSTTVQGRYTVQNNRWGTSATQCLNVTDSGFTVTQADGSVATNGAPKSYPSIFLGCHYTNCSPGTNLPKRVDTIAAVPTSLTYGYVSNATYDAAFDIWLDPQPKTDGVNRTEIMIWFNRVGSIQPIGSPTSSATIGGKTWQIWTGNNGGNDVISFVAPSAITSWSFDVKDFIDRTVSQGMAASNWYLTSVQAGFEPWVGGAGLSLSNFSSSVTDGQDTNGNGTGGTTEPGGGTGNPPPTGQTACQVEYTPNVWPGGFTTNVTVKNTGTTAVNGWNLGFTLPSGQQVSQAWNATVSPSSGALTARNTTSNAAISPGGTQSFGFQGTWTGTFAEPSAFTLGGAACTVV